The Teredinibacter sp. KSP-S5-2 genome includes a window with the following:
- a CDS encoding PaaI family thioesterase yields MTQISMQQATHPIAKMKNHHSHKKCFACGKDNAASLGLHFYSNDNGGVTGETKSYPFLQGYPDILHGGIVATMLDSAMTHCLFHHDITALTADLHVRYLLPVPCQQKLNLTAWITRFKPPLYCLRSELHVGEKLMAYADAKFMRKEL; encoded by the coding sequence TTGACACAAATTAGTATGCAGCAAGCAACCCATCCCATAGCGAAAATGAAAAACCACCACAGTCATAAAAAATGCTTTGCCTGTGGTAAAGATAACGCCGCGTCGCTCGGGTTACATTTTTATTCTAACGATAATGGAGGCGTAACAGGTGAGACAAAATCCTACCCTTTTCTCCAGGGTTACCCTGACATTCTACACGGCGGTATCGTGGCCACCATGCTGGATTCGGCAATGACCCATTGTTTATTTCACCATGACATTACAGCGTTAACGGCCGATTTACATGTGCGCTACCTTTTACCCGTGCCCTGTCAACAAAAACTGAATTTAACCGCCTGGATAACACGATTCAAACCACCGCTCTACTGTTTAAGGTCGGAACTACATGTGGGAGAAAAGTTGATGGCCTATGCCGATGCTAAATTTATGAGGAAAGAATTGTAG
- a CDS encoding DUF2334 domain-containing protein, whose translation MKAVISIHDVMPETMAHTFELLKLCTHLQPFHIYLLIVPGLNWQPHQIEQLKELETQGYQLAGHGWQHHCKEIKTIKHRLHSVFISRNVAEHLSLTTEQLHQLILRNYNWFIDSGFNAPELYVPPAWAMGNLPKTTLKDLPFKYYETTNGIYHVTSNNFKRLPLAGFEADNTWRKIALNLWNQINQAAASQTSPLRIALHPYDLDLKLHTQLKTLVSQVSEARSLAQVFST comes from the coding sequence ATGAAAGCCGTTATTTCAATTCACGATGTCATGCCGGAAACCATGGCACATACTTTTGAATTACTTAAGCTATGTACTCATCTCCAGCCATTCCATATCTATCTGCTTATTGTGCCCGGATTAAACTGGCAACCACATCAGATCGAACAACTAAAGGAGCTGGAAACGCAAGGCTATCAACTTGCAGGACATGGCTGGCAACACCATTGTAAAGAGATAAAAACCATTAAACACCGTTTACATTCGGTTTTCATTTCCCGTAATGTAGCAGAACACCTATCCCTCACAACGGAACAACTTCATCAACTGATTTTACGTAATTACAACTGGTTTATTGACTCCGGATTTAATGCACCCGAGCTTTATGTTCCGCCAGCCTGGGCAATGGGCAATCTCCCTAAAACTACGCTCAAAGATTTACCCTTCAAATACTACGAAACAACCAACGGCATCTATCATGTAACATCGAACAACTTTAAACGCCTACCACTCGCAGGCTTTGAAGCAGACAATACTTGGCGAAAAATTGCATTAAACCTCTGGAACCAAATTAATCAGGCAGCAGCATCCCAAACAAGCCCGTTACGTATAGCACTTCACCCCTACGATTTAGATTTAAAGCTTCACACGCAGTTGAAAACACTGGTGAGTCAAGTATCCGAAGCCCGCTCCTTAGCGCAGGTATTTTCAACCTAA
- a CDS encoding carboxymuconolactone decarboxylase family protein has translation MHKNYEVVRSSIREYTRELQKIQPDTINAFYAQSKAALKDGALSEKIKEYIALAIGVAKHCDGCIAFHVKNLNDLGATREEIAEVLGVGVYMGGGPSLMLAADALRAFDQLHDEESIE, from the coding sequence ATGCATAAAAACTACGAAGTTGTAAGAAGCTCCATTCGGGAATATACCCGCGAGTTACAGAAAATTCAGCCGGATACCATTAACGCCTTTTATGCGCAATCCAAAGCCGCATTGAAAGACGGAGCATTGTCAGAAAAGATAAAGGAATATATTGCTCTGGCTATTGGTGTGGCAAAACACTGTGATGGCTGTATTGCCTTTCATGTGAAAAACTTAAACGATTTGGGGGCAACGCGAGAAGAGATTGCAGAAGTACTTGGAGTTGGTGTGTATATGGGAGGCGGCCCTTCTCTTATGCTTGCTGCCGATGCCTTGCGTGCATTTGATCAACTACACGATGAGGAGTCGATAGAGTGA
- a CDS encoding NifB/NifX family molybdenum-iron cluster-binding protein: MKLAIPHWQNQISPVFDVADTLLLVDMIQGSVTTLNNITIQNDDPHTLAESIANIGVNVLICGAISRPFESALVQKGIDVIAQTRGQIDEVLDAFLANQLGQGKYLMPGCSRKQKVCQSYHHAINRSHSGRGRRRKCVNRNQELR; this comes from the coding sequence ATGAAACTTGCAATTCCCCACTGGCAAAACCAGATATCCCCGGTTTTTGATGTTGCTGATACGCTGTTACTGGTCGACATGATCCAAGGGTCCGTCACCACACTCAACAACATTACTATCCAGAACGACGACCCACACACACTTGCCGAATCCATTGCCAATATTGGTGTTAATGTTTTGATATGCGGTGCAATTTCGAGACCATTTGAATCTGCGTTAGTACAGAAAGGGATTGATGTTATTGCCCAAACACGAGGGCAAATCGATGAAGTACTCGATGCGTTTTTAGCAAACCAGTTAGGACAAGGAAAATACCTGATGCCAGGCTGTTCACGTAAACAGAAAGTGTGTCAATCTTATCACCACGCAATCAACAGATCCCACAGCGGTCGTGGAAGACGCAGAAAATGCGTCAACAGAAACCAGGAATTAAGATAA
- a CDS encoding methyl-accepting chemotaxis protein: protein MKLTVIQRISIGFLFLISFLVVIGYTGITSVNGINDNLQQVTTRAIPISEDSAQLSAQFAAVNLAMYQHYNSIKYDQLEESEKVFNQINSQYRPLLERLKSELSTIETASDQIAIVQTLQEKVPEVFSNIESTMRVYRMSFDGSNLLATLDEKVDKLEEQSQDILNQVRSVPVASPSNKQYIDDVAFHISQGIGLIKLISASKDNVSFRKYVAQYTEWMIAYLDKAYELQRIAENASPRVRSAIYQQNDLISEIIHLVASLEGYGNTKETYLGTKDTLFKNMVENEQALAEIRKDLHKVNEFASSYSKSVANNAQDSVSSNKLTIISISAVAIVIGVLVGLLLTSSIRTGLYRMMNALQRMATGDLTEKLRQASDDEFGKLQKSASTLSQYLRDMIHAIQDQSHAILESIEDTQNITQSTKSAITGQKNEIDMVATAMQEMTATIREVSSIAQETFGEVLQAHDYATNGEKNIEDNKSLTLALKSDMDIAAKVIEQLDSDVRKIEEILLVIDAIAQQTNLLALNAAIEAARAGEHGRGFSVVADEVRTLASRTQESTEEIKHNIETLLQSSERAVSSINQSQIKTDQSVEKAQSISEQIRNIVTIMARIKDMNMQIATASEQQSTVTEEVTKNITRISELAENTEQGAQKNEENMIELLDSSKTLEKIVEKFKTN from the coding sequence ATGAAACTGACAGTTATACAACGAATCAGCATAGGTTTTTTATTTTTAATTAGCTTTTTGGTTGTAATTGGCTACACCGGCATCACCAGTGTGAACGGCATAAACGATAACCTTCAGCAGGTGACCACAAGGGCCATTCCGATAAGCGAAGACTCCGCTCAACTCTCCGCGCAGTTTGCAGCGGTTAACCTCGCCATGTATCAGCATTACAACAGCATAAAATATGATCAACTGGAAGAATCCGAAAAAGTATTCAACCAAATTAACAGCCAATACCGTCCCCTTTTAGAGCGCTTAAAAAGTGAACTTAGTACGATTGAGACCGCCAGTGACCAAATAGCGATTGTACAAACCCTACAGGAGAAGGTGCCCGAAGTATTCAGCAATATTGAATCCACCATGCGCGTATACCGCATGTCTTTCGATGGCTCAAATCTATTGGCAACGCTGGATGAAAAAGTAGACAAACTGGAAGAGCAGAGCCAGGACATTCTCAATCAGGTAAGGAGCGTCCCTGTCGCTTCCCCCAGTAATAAACAATATATTGATGACGTGGCTTTTCATATTTCCCAAGGTATAGGCCTGATCAAACTGATCAGTGCCTCCAAAGACAATGTTTCCTTTAGAAAATATGTTGCTCAATATACTGAATGGATGATTGCTTATCTGGACAAAGCCTACGAATTGCAAAGAATTGCGGAGAATGCCAGCCCAAGGGTTCGTTCAGCCATCTACCAACAAAATGATCTAATCAGTGAAATTATCCACCTCGTTGCAAGCCTGGAAGGCTACGGCAATACCAAGGAAACCTACCTGGGTACCAAAGATACGTTATTTAAAAACATGGTGGAGAACGAACAGGCACTCGCAGAAATAAGAAAAGACCTGCACAAAGTCAACGAATTTGCTTCCAGTTACTCCAAAAGTGTCGCCAACAACGCTCAGGATTCCGTATCCTCCAACAAGCTCACAATTATTTCGATTAGCGCCGTCGCGATAGTTATTGGGGTTTTGGTGGGTTTATTACTCACGTCCAGCATACGAACCGGTCTGTACAGAATGATGAATGCCCTGCAACGCATGGCGACAGGTGATTTAACTGAGAAGCTCCGCCAGGCATCCGATGATGAATTTGGCAAGTTACAGAAATCCGCATCCACTTTGAGTCAGTATCTTCGAGATATGATTCATGCAATCCAGGACCAATCCCACGCGATTCTTGAATCGATCGAAGATACGCAAAATATCACTCAATCGACTAAATCAGCCATTACCGGACAGAAAAACGAAATTGATATGGTGGCAACGGCGATGCAGGAAATGACTGCAACGATTAGGGAAGTATCGAGTATTGCCCAGGAAACCTTTGGCGAAGTACTACAAGCCCACGACTACGCCACTAATGGTGAGAAAAATATTGAAGATAACAAAAGCCTGACCCTAGCTCTGAAAAGTGATATGGACATTGCTGCAAAAGTGATTGAGCAATTGGACAGTGATGTCAGAAAAATTGAAGAAATACTGCTGGTCATTGACGCTATTGCGCAACAGACGAATCTACTTGCGCTCAACGCTGCAATTGAGGCCGCACGAGCAGGTGAGCATGGTCGAGGTTTCTCTGTAGTGGCTGACGAAGTACGAACCCTGGCCAGTCGAACTCAGGAATCCACGGAAGAAATCAAACACAATATCGAAACCCTACTGCAAAGCTCAGAGCGAGCAGTTTCTTCAATCAACCAATCACAAATCAAAACCGATCAGTCGGTTGAAAAAGCGCAATCAATCAGCGAGCAAATTCGAAATATCGTTACCATCATGGCCAG
- a CDS encoding disulfide bond formation protein B — protein MVYSEQGSRLRPSIRVTNLIVFSACVIAVLITVFYFQKTLGLTPCPLCVTQRAFVIAIGIIALVAFIHHPGAGGIKVYAGLGAIAAIGGGCVSARHIWLQNLPEELVPACGPGLSFILETMPLWEAIKVLFQGDGDCADVVWTLFGVSIPGWTLVAFIGFTLINVWQLFRKA, from the coding sequence ATGGTTTACTCTGAACAAGGTTCACGCCTTCGGCCGTCTATTCGTGTGACTAACCTGATTGTTTTTAGTGCGTGTGTGATTGCTGTTCTTATCACTGTTTTTTATTTTCAGAAAACGTTGGGATTAACGCCTTGCCCATTATGTGTTACACAAAGAGCATTTGTCATTGCCATCGGTATTATCGCCTTAGTGGCTTTTATTCATCATCCCGGTGCAGGTGGTATTAAAGTCTATGCCGGGCTAGGTGCAATAGCGGCAATTGGGGGTGGTTGCGTTTCCGCTCGACACATATGGTTGCAAAACCTGCCTGAAGAGTTGGTGCCAGCGTGCGGGCCCGGGCTAAGTTTTATTTTAGAAACCATGCCGCTATGGGAGGCGATCAAAGTGCTTTTCCAAGGCGATGGGGATTGCGCCGATGTTGTCTGGACATTATTTGGTGTAAGCATCCCTGGGTGGACTCTCGTTGCATTTATAGGTTTTACATTGATTAATGTCTGGCAACTTTTCCGCAAGGCATAG
- a CDS encoding NifB/NifX family molybdenum-iron cluster-binding protein codes for MLIAIPTINQKLCQHFGHCEQFAFAEVDEENQTILHVRYLQAPIHTPGSIPSWLNDNGTQLVIASGIGNRALSFFDQWGINVVVGAKEGSPKDIIAAYFKQQLETENNPCNEKHTSHKCEENEVEDYQSITMKSGFRCHY; via the coding sequence ATGCTTATAGCTATACCTACAATTAATCAAAAACTTTGTCAGCACTTTGGTCATTGTGAGCAATTTGCCTTCGCTGAAGTGGACGAAGAGAATCAAACAATTTTACATGTCCGATATTTACAGGCACCGATACACACGCCTGGGAGCATACCCAGTTGGTTAAATGACAATGGAACACAATTGGTTATCGCAAGTGGTATTGGCAATCGAGCATTAAGCTTTTTTGATCAGTGGGGCATAAACGTTGTTGTTGGCGCGAAAGAAGGGAGCCCGAAGGATATTATCGCTGCGTATTTTAAACAACAGTTGGAAACTGAGAATAACCCTTGTAATGAAAAACACACTTCTCATAAGTGTGAGGAGAATGAGGTTGAGGACTATCAATCCATCACTATGAAATCCGGTTTTCGCTGTCACTATTGA
- a CDS encoding sigma-54 interaction domain-containing protein produces MTDQLSIARQRETAILDSVNEGVFTVDRSWRITAFNSAAEKITGIRRQEAIGSRCCDVFRANICERDCALRRTMSNRTPVLNAVAYIVNKQGERIPIRISTALLKNSEGEVVGGVETFQDLTVVEQLRKELHASYTFEDIIGRSAAMTRLFELIPLVAESNSTVLIEGASGTGKELFARAIHNLSPRKNKPFVAVNCAALPDTLLESELFGHKAGAFTDAKRDKPGRFALAEGGTIFLDEIGDISPAMQVRLLRVLQEREIEPLGGTKSLPIDVRVITATNKALQKEVADGQFREDLYYRIRVVHLLLPGLKQRREDIPLLIESLLSKFNHLQGKDIAGVSNEVLSRLMEYEYPGNVRELENIIEQAFVLCRGKIIHLNHLPPELRPNVAHGAESNQPMSLAELEKLFISEALQRNQGNRQKSAQELGIDVSTLYRKIKSFSIELPEKDGRS; encoded by the coding sequence TTGACTGATCAACTATCAATTGCTCGCCAGCGAGAAACCGCGATTCTGGATTCGGTAAATGAAGGCGTGTTTACCGTCGATCGATCCTGGAGAATTACGGCATTTAATAGTGCAGCGGAGAAGATAACAGGGATTCGCAGACAGGAGGCGATTGGTAGTCGATGCTGCGATGTGTTTCGAGCCAATATCTGCGAAAGGGACTGCGCTTTACGGCGGACAATGTCCAATCGCACGCCCGTGCTTAATGCTGTGGCTTATATCGTGAATAAGCAGGGAGAACGGATTCCGATTCGTATATCAACTGCCTTGTTGAAAAACAGTGAAGGCGAAGTTGTCGGTGGTGTGGAAACTTTTCAGGATCTCACGGTGGTTGAGCAGCTACGCAAGGAGCTACACGCGAGCTATACCTTTGAAGATATTATCGGTCGTAGCGCTGCCATGACTCGCCTATTTGAGCTTATTCCTTTGGTGGCAGAAAGCAATAGTACCGTCTTGATTGAGGGTGCGAGTGGTACGGGTAAAGAGCTGTTTGCGCGTGCTATTCACAACCTTTCGCCCCGTAAGAATAAACCTTTTGTGGCGGTGAACTGTGCAGCGTTACCCGATACATTATTGGAAAGCGAATTATTTGGTCATAAAGCCGGTGCCTTTACTGATGCCAAGCGGGATAAACCCGGTCGTTTTGCTTTGGCTGAGGGGGGAACTATTTTTCTCGATGAGATTGGGGATATTTCGCCTGCGATGCAAGTGCGGTTATTGCGCGTCTTACAAGAGCGGGAAATCGAACCCTTGGGGGGAACAAAAAGTTTACCTATTGATGTTCGTGTGATTACTGCAACCAATAAGGCGCTGCAAAAGGAAGTGGCCGATGGGCAGTTCCGTGAAGACCTGTATTATCGAATTCGCGTTGTGCATTTGCTGCTACCAGGCTTAAAACAGCGGCGCGAAGATATTCCCTTGCTTATTGAATCCTTACTGAGCAAATTTAATCACCTACAGGGAAAGGATATTGCCGGTGTGTCGAATGAGGTGTTGTCGCGGTTAATGGAGTACGAATACCCCGGCAACGTCCGTGAACTGGAAAACATCATTGAGCAGGCATTTGTTTTATGTCGTGGCAAAATTATCCATTTAAATCACTTGCCGCCCGAACTGCGACCGAATGTCGCACATGGTGCTGAATCTAATCAACCGATGAGTCTTGCGGAACTTGAAAAGCTGTTTATTAGTGAAGCATTACAACGTAATCAGGGCAACCGCCAAAAGAGTGCGCAGGAACTCGGTATAGACGTGAGTACTCTGTATCGAAAAATTAAATCATTTTCCATTGAATTGCCTGAAAAAGATGGGCGTAGCTAG
- a CDS encoding MBL fold metallo-hydrolase, giving the protein MSELKITILIDNTVNHAGLLAEHGLSIWIATREQNILFDTGQGLALKHNSKQLKIDLSSTDALVLSHGHYDHTGGVDEVLQLSENASVFIHPEALKEKYSLRSNNPAHYRGMATPIKNLLHNTPNIYWTEKPTPIAKNVWCTGSIPRINDFEKNTKTFFYDKDGKSPDQIMDDQALYIESGLGTIVLLGCAHAGVINTLEYIQYLTHNKPIFGVFGGMHLANASTEQLESTIKALRKLNIQQLGPTHCTGFAAMKSLAEAFPDQYQTIHVGSVIHI; this is encoded by the coding sequence TTGTCAGAATTAAAAATCACCATATTGATAGACAATACTGTCAACCACGCCGGTCTGCTTGCTGAACACGGCCTGTCAATTTGGATAGCAACCCGCGAACAAAACATTCTGTTTGATACCGGCCAGGGCTTGGCGCTAAAACATAATTCAAAACAGTTGAAAATAGATTTAAGCTCGACAGATGCCCTGGTGCTGAGCCACGGCCACTACGATCATACTGGTGGTGTGGATGAAGTTTTACAACTGAGCGAAAATGCATCGGTTTTTATACACCCGGAAGCACTCAAAGAAAAATATTCGCTCAGATCAAACAACCCGGCTCATTATCGGGGTATGGCAACGCCGATTAAAAACCTTCTGCATAATACACCCAACATATATTGGACCGAAAAACCCACACCGATCGCAAAAAATGTTTGGTGCACCGGTTCGATTCCACGCATCAATGATTTTGAAAAAAATACCAAAACTTTTTTTTATGATAAAGATGGAAAATCACCGGATCAAATTATGGATGACCAGGCGCTTTATATAGAAAGCGGACTGGGGACAATTGTATTACTTGGCTGTGCCCACGCTGGAGTGATTAATACCCTAGAGTACATTCAATACCTTACCCATAACAAACCGATTTTTGGCGTATTCGGCGGTATGCATCTGGCCAATGCCAGCACTGAACAGCTCGAGTCAACAATAAAAGCCCTTCGCAAACTCAATATTCAACAACTTGGCCCAACACACTGTACTGGTTTTGCAGCGATGAAAAGCCTGGCAGAAGCCTTTCCCGATCAGTACCAAACTATACACGTAGGTTCGGTTATCCATATATAG